A DNA window from Vagococcus penaei contains the following coding sequences:
- the pyk gene encoding pyruvate kinase, with protein sequence MKKTKIVCTIGPASESVDTLVELMNSGMNVARLNFSHGDFEEHGARIKNIREAAKISGKTIALLLDTKGPEIRTHNMKDGKVDFKIGDVVRISMTEVEGTREKFSVTYTELINDVHAGSHILLDDGLIDLEVTDIDAAAGEIITVVKNEGTLKNKKGVNVPNVRINLPGITEKDAADIRFGIQHDIDYIAASFVRTASDVLEITKILEEENATHIQIISKIESQEGIDNLDEILLVSDGLMVARGDMGVEIPTENVPIVQKEMIKKCNAIGKPVITATQMLDSMQQNPRPTRAEASDVANAIYDGTDAIMLSGETAAGDYPVEAVKVMNNIAIKTESVLVDRDAYALKLHNKTDMTESIGQAVGHTVRNLGIQTIVAATESGRTARMISKYRPNAHIVAVTFSSRKARSLALNWGVYAQVAEKPQDTDHMFTLATKIAKETGFAKDGELIVITAGVPVGESGTTNLMKIQLLGSKLCDGQGVGGQTVCAKAIVANSAEEANDLMTDNAILVVKTTDKDYMPAISKASALVVEEGGLTSHAAVVGIAEGIPVLVGVKGATSKIANDMVITVNTNQGVIYEGEASL encoded by the coding sequence ATGAAAAAAACAAAAATTGTTTGTACAATCGGACCTGCTAGTGAATCAGTAGACACATTAGTAGAGTTAATGAATTCTGGAATGAACGTCGCACGTTTGAATTTTTCACATGGTGATTTCGAAGAGCACGGAGCACGTATCAAGAATATCCGTGAGGCAGCGAAAATTTCTGGCAAAACGATTGCCCTTTTATTAGATACAAAAGGGCCTGAAATTCGTACACACAACATGAAAGATGGCAAAGTAGACTTTAAGATTGGTGATGTTGTTCGCATCTCTATGACTGAAGTAGAAGGAACTCGTGAAAAATTCTCTGTTACTTATACTGAATTAATCAACGATGTTCATGCAGGAAGTCATATTCTTTTAGATGACGGCCTAATTGATTTAGAAGTAACTGATATTGATGCGGCTGCTGGTGAAATTATCACAGTTGTTAAAAATGAAGGTACACTAAAAAATAAAAAAGGTGTTAATGTGCCAAACGTTCGCATCAACTTGCCTGGTATCACTGAAAAAGATGCTGCAGATATTCGTTTTGGTATCCAACATGATATCGACTATATTGCTGCAAGTTTTGTGCGTACAGCTAGTGATGTTTTAGAAATCACAAAAATTTTAGAAGAAGAAAATGCAACACATATTCAAATTATTTCTAAGATTGAAAGCCAAGAAGGTATTGATAATTTAGATGAAATTTTATTAGTTTCTGATGGTTTGATGGTTGCTCGTGGTGACATGGGTGTTGAAATTCCAACTGAAAATGTGCCAATCGTCCAAAAAGAAATGATTAAAAAATGTAATGCAATTGGAAAACCTGTTATTACAGCAACACAAATGTTAGACTCTATGCAACAAAATCCTCGTCCAACACGTGCTGAAGCGAGTGACGTGGCAAACGCAATTTATGATGGTACAGATGCAATTATGTTATCTGGTGAAACAGCTGCGGGTGATTACCCAGTTGAGGCTGTTAAAGTAATGAATAATATTGCAATTAAAACAGAGAGTGTTTTAGTTGATCGCGATGCATATGCCCTTAAATTGCATAACAAAACAGATATGACTGAATCAATTGGTCAAGCAGTTGGCCATACGGTGCGTAACTTAGGTATTCAAACAATTGTTGCTGCAACTGAATCAGGTCGTACAGCTCGTATGATTTCTAAATATCGTCCAAATGCACACATCGTAGCTGTTACATTTAGCTCACGTAAAGCACGTAGTTTAGCTTTAAACTGGGGTGTTTATGCACAAGTTGCTGAAAAACCTCAAGATACAGATCATATGTTTACTTTAGCAACAAAAATTGCTAAAGAAACTGGCTTTGCTAAAGACGGTGAGTTAATTGTTATTACTGCTGGTGTTCCAGTTGGTGAATCAGGTACAACTAACTTAATGAAAATTCAATTATTAGGTTCAAAGCTATGTGATGGCCAAGGTGTTGGTGGTCAAACTGTTTGTGCAAAAGCTATAGTCGCTAATTCTGCAGAAGAAGCTAATGACTTAATGACTGATAATGCTATCTTAGTTGTTAAAACAACTGACAAAGACTATATGCCAGCTATTTCAAAAGCGTCAGCATTAGTAGTTGAAGAAGGTGGTTTAACATCACACGCAGCAGTTGTTGGGATTGCTGAAGGTATACCAGTATTAGTTGGTGTTAAAGGTGCAACTTCTAAAATCGCTAATGATATGGTAATTACTGTAAATACAAACCAAGGTGTTATTTACGAAGGCGAAGCATCATTATAA
- a CDS encoding ISL3 family transposase codes for MNNHIKKMLRITDEHLYLTNTEEAKVKGKNSLIIFGIYSPMPSACKSCGSTVVDNEGKSVVVRNGKKEVTIRLDSYQNMPTVLKLKKQRFHCKNCSHNWTAQCSIVEKNCHISKFITLKILELLTEKISMTVISKQCQVSLTTVLRVLKSVESQLPQQLKPRSFPEVLMVDEFRSHASYEDKMNFICADGKTGELVDVLPSRKLEKIIPYFNRSSLEERRKVKFLVTDMNAAYFQLTKTVFPTAKLVIDRFHIVKHLNTAFNDLRVREMKTLVANKKNSEANKLKSNWKCLLKNQTTISISEFKTWRSFPSPKHPLLTESMMIDRLLSFSSNLKEAYDIFHLLMYHFRNKDDQSFFELLKDLPDSLDRQFRNKIDNLISYEEGIRNALKYNFSNGKIEAKNTHIKTLKRVSYGFNSFTNMRIRIFLINGLIKIK; via the coding sequence GTGAATAATCATATCAAAAAAATGCTACGAATTACAGATGAACATTTATATTTAACAAATACGGAGGAAGCTAAAGTTAAAGGAAAGAACTCTTTAATTATCTTTGGCATCTATTCTCCCATGCCTTCGGCTTGTAAATCCTGTGGGTCAACTGTTGTTGATAATGAAGGAAAAAGTGTGGTTGTTAGGAATGGAAAAAAAGAAGTAACTATTCGATTAGATTCTTATCAAAATATGCCTACTGTTTTAAAACTAAAGAAACAACGATTCCATTGTAAAAACTGTTCTCACAATTGGACCGCACAGTGTTCTATTGTTGAAAAAAATTGTCATATCAGTAAATTTATTACTTTGAAGATTTTAGAATTATTAACTGAGAAAATCTCTATGACAGTTATATCTAAACAATGCCAAGTTTCTTTAACTACAGTTTTAAGAGTTCTTAAGTCCGTTGAATCACAGCTCCCACAACAACTTAAACCTCGATCTTTTCCAGAAGTTTTAATGGTAGATGAGTTTAGATCTCACGCTAGTTATGAAGATAAAATGAACTTCATATGTGCTGATGGGAAAACAGGTGAATTAGTGGACGTTTTACCTAGTAGGAAATTAGAGAAAATCATTCCTTACTTTAATCGCTCTTCATTGGAGGAACGGAGAAAAGTTAAATTTTTAGTAACAGATATGAATGCAGCTTACTTTCAATTGACTAAAACAGTCTTTCCTACTGCTAAGCTAGTCATTGATCGATTTCATATTGTAAAGCATTTGAACACTGCTTTTAATGATTTGAGAGTACGAGAAATGAAGACATTAGTTGCCAACAAGAAAAATTCAGAAGCCAATAAATTAAAATCAAACTGGAAATGTCTTCTGAAAAATCAAACAACTATTTCCATTTCAGAATTCAAAACCTGGAGAAGCTTTCCTTCTCCAAAGCATCCTCTTTTAACGGAATCTATGATGATTGATCGACTACTTTCATTCTCTTCTAATCTAAAAGAAGCTTATGATATCTTTCATTTACTAATGTATCACTTTAGAAACAAAGATGACCAGTCATTTTTCGAACTATTGAAAGATTTACCCGATAGCTTGGATAGACAATTTAGAAATAAAATAGACAATCTGATTTCCTACGAGGAAGGTATTCGAAATGCCCTAAAATATAATTTTTCCAATGGAAAAATCGAAGCTAAGAACACTCATATAAAAACTCTTAAAAGAGTTTCCTACGGGTTCAACTCCTTTACGAATATGCGCATAAGAATTTTCTTGATAAACGGCCTTATTAAAATTAAATAA
- a CDS encoding DUF969 domain-containing protein encodes MEWIKLIGIVIIVLGFILKLDTIAVVIIAGLATALVSGVTPVEFLTELGNAFVNQRFVTIFFLTLPLIGLAEKSGLKEQAVRLIKKIKGLSTGSFLSIYLIIREVSGALSIRLGGQPQFVRPLVQPMAEAAAEAKYGELDDEDKEIIKAKSAAMDNYGNFYGQNAYLASAGVLLIVGTLESLGYKVSGLSIALASLPIAIIMIVIGILSNYRYDLKLAKKYKNKKK; translated from the coding sequence ATGGAATGGATTAAATTAATTGGAATTGTCATTATTGTATTAGGTTTTATTTTAAAATTAGATACAATTGCAGTTGTTATTATCGCAGGTTTAGCAACCGCACTCGTTTCTGGTGTTACGCCAGTTGAATTTTTAACAGAGCTAGGTAATGCTTTTGTCAATCAACGCTTTGTGACAATTTTCTTCTTAACGCTACCATTAATTGGTTTAGCTGAAAAGAGTGGGTTAAAAGAGCAAGCTGTTAGATTAATAAAGAAAATTAAGGGATTAAGTACAGGGTCATTCTTAAGTATTTATTTGATTATTCGTGAAGTATCTGGTGCTTTATCGATTCGTTTAGGCGGGCAACCACAGTTTGTTCGTCCGCTTGTTCAACCAATGGCTGAAGCAGCTGCTGAAGCTAAATATGGTGAATTAGATGATGAAGACAAAGAAATTATCAAAGCCAAATCTGCTGCCATGGATAACTATGGGAACTTTTATGGGCAAAATGCCTATTTAGCTTCTGCAGGTGTATTGTTAATTGTCGGAACATTGGAGTCACTTGGTTATAAAGTATCTGGCTTATCAATCGCATTGGCGTCATTACCAATAGCTATTATTATGATTGTGATTGGAATTTTAAGTAATTATCGTTATGATTTAAAATTAGCCAAAAAATATAAAAATAAAAAGAAATAA
- a CDS encoding DUF979 domain-containing protein, whose amino-acid sequence MQELFDKLLEFFYVLVGLQLLYTGFKVFQDKNNSKRIGSGIFWIDLGLLFALGKVLPGVVSGLLVVLLGVITLFKQFEISQFKVPSQEKLEANAKKYGNLIFIPVLSLAIVSVIMVKIFPASSIAAIGIASIVGIILAMIIFKSTAKETINESNRMVQAMGTSGILPQLLAALGAIFALAGVGDVISGIIGGVVPEGNRFFGVVAYVLGMVFFTMIMGNAFAAFTVITAGIGLPFVILQGADPIITAALAMTAGFCGTLLTPMAANFNILPASLLEMKNEFGVIKEQAITALILIVVHIVLMYYWAF is encoded by the coding sequence ATGCAAGAACTATTTGATAAATTATTGGAATTTTTCTATGTATTAGTTGGTTTACAATTACTGTATACTGGGTTCAAAGTTTTTCAAGATAAAAATAATAGTAAGCGAATTGGTTCGGGAATATTTTGGATTGATTTAGGATTGCTTTTTGCATTAGGAAAAGTGCTTCCTGGTGTAGTTAGTGGTCTTTTAGTAGTATTATTAGGTGTTATTACACTATTCAAGCAATTTGAAATTAGTCAATTTAAGGTGCCTTCACAAGAAAAATTAGAGGCAAATGCTAAAAAATATGGTAATTTAATTTTTATTCCGGTTTTAAGTTTAGCTATTGTTTCTGTTATCATGGTTAAAATTTTTCCCGCATCAAGTATTGCGGCAATCGGTATCGCATCAATTGTTGGGATTATTTTAGCAATGATTATCTTTAAATCAACAGCAAAAGAAACGATTAATGAAAGTAATCGTATGGTTCAAGCGATGGGGACATCAGGGATTTTACCACAACTATTGGCTGCCTTAGGTGCTATTTTTGCACTTGCTGGTGTTGGAGATGTAATTTCTGGTATCATCGGTGGAGTTGTTCCTGAAGGTAATCGCTTTTTCGGAGTCGTTGCTTATGTTTTAGGTATGGTTTTTTTCACAATGATTATGGGAAATGCCTTTGCAGCGTTTACAGTAATTACAGCCGGTATTGGTTTACCATTTGTTATTCTACAAGGTGCAGATCCAATTATTACTGCAGCGTTAGCGATGACCGCTGGTTTTTGTGGAACATTGTTAACACCAATGGCAGCAAATTTTAATATCCTTCCAGCATCATTATTAGAAATGAAAAATGAATTTGGTGTGATTAAAGAGCAAGCAATAACTGCTTTAATTTTAATTGTTGTTCATATTGTGTTAATGTATTATTGGGCATTTTAA
- the pcp gene encoding pyroglutamyl-peptidase I yields MKILVTGFDPFGQDTMNPAIEAVKLLPETIKGAEIVKLEIPTVFGKSAAVVKERLQQHDIDYVLHVGQAGGRFDLTPERVAINLDDARIPDNDGNQPIDVPIQTTGEAAYFSQHPVKAMVTAIKAVGLPASVSNSAGTFVCNHIMYQSLFMAHTEFKTVKAGFIHVPFLPEQVVERPGMPAMSLADITRGLEAAIGAIVEFDGQPDLAIIGGQTH; encoded by the coding sequence ATGAAAATTTTAGTTACTGGATTTGATCCGTTTGGTCAAGATACAATGAACCCGGCAATTGAAGCCGTTAAGTTATTACCAGAAACAATTAAGGGTGCTGAAATTGTCAAATTAGAGATTCCAACGGTATTTGGTAAGAGTGCAGCTGTTGTTAAAGAAAGATTGCAACAACATGATATTGATTATGTGCTACATGTTGGTCAAGCAGGTGGTCGTTTTGATTTAACACCTGAGCGAGTAGCAATTAATTTAGATGACGCAAGAATTCCGGATAATGATGGTAATCAACCGATTGATGTCCCCATTCAAACAACAGGAGAAGCTGCTTATTTTTCACAACATCCAGTTAAAGCAATGGTTACAGCAATTAAGGCAGTTGGTTTGCCAGCTTCTGTGTCCAATTCTGCTGGGACTTTTGTTTGTAATCATATTATGTATCAATCACTATTTATGGCTCATACAGAATTTAAAACAGTCAAAGCTGGTTTTATTCATGTACCATTTTTACCAGAACAAGTGGTTGAACGCCCAGGTATGCCAGCCATGAGTTTAGCTGATATTACTCGTGGATTAGAAGCAGCGATTGGTGCAATTGTTGAATTTGATGGTCAACCTGATTTAGCAATTATAGGTGGTCAAACCCACTAA
- a CDS encoding alkaline phosphatase family protein, translating to MMTNKLLIISIDALGASRLSKQLNHLPNIQQLIQTGTWIQNVEAIYPSLTYPSHTTIVTGVYPSKHGIVNNTYRQPSKQSPDWFWYDQAIQSPTIYQLAKQQGLTTAAFLWPVTARSKIDYNIAEIFPNRIWTNQVLVSLNASTPQFLIQMNKRYGHLRRGIKQPFLDDFITACAVDTIKSKKPDLTLIHLVDLDSACHAHGTDSKEANEALLRQDKRIGLLLNALKEACLAEQTNIAILGDHSQLNVHTMIRLNAFFVQKDWLKLTKKGRIPKKTPFYAKSADGSAYIYQQGDTKIKSDIIYQELLKIEGIESIYQQPVIHEMGADPEALFMVEAKPGYYFIDEAVGHVIEKTNHQDIGQSERYRAVHGYHPSKDDYQTTLLFSGPDIKENQRINQARLIDEAPTFAKLLKLNNFPKNSDGDVIQAIFK from the coding sequence ATTATGACAAATAAATTATTAATTATTTCAATCGATGCCTTAGGTGCCTCTCGATTGTCTAAACAACTTAATCACTTGCCAAACATTCAGCAATTAATACAAACTGGCACGTGGATTCAAAATGTTGAAGCAATTTATCCATCATTAACTTATCCATCACATACAACGATTGTTACAGGTGTCTATCCAAGCAAACATGGTATTGTTAACAACACTTACCGACAACCCAGTAAACAATCTCCTGATTGGTTTTGGTATGACCAAGCAATTCAATCACCTACAATCTATCAACTAGCTAAACAACAAGGTTTAACAACTGCAGCTTTTCTTTGGCCAGTAACTGCGCGTAGTAAAATTGATTATAATATTGCTGAAATTTTTCCTAATCGAATCTGGACCAATCAAGTATTGGTCTCATTAAATGCTAGCACACCTCAATTTTTAATTCAAATGAATAAACGATACGGACACTTGCGTCGTGGTATTAAACAGCCCTTTTTAGATGATTTTATTACCGCTTGTGCTGTTGATACTATAAAGTCAAAGAAACCAGACTTGACATTAATTCATCTTGTCGATTTAGATAGTGCTTGTCATGCCCATGGGACTGACTCCAAAGAAGCCAATGAGGCACTTTTAAGGCAAGATAAACGAATTGGTTTATTGCTAAATGCTCTAAAAGAAGCCTGTCTTGCTGAACAAACAAATATCGCTATTTTAGGCGACCACTCCCAACTAAATGTCCATACCATGATTCGCTTAAATGCTTTTTTTGTACAAAAAGACTGGTTGAAGTTAACAAAAAAAGGACGTATTCCCAAAAAAACGCCTTTCTATGCAAAAAGTGCTGATGGATCTGCCTACATCTATCAACAAGGAGATACAAAAATCAAGTCTGATATAATTTACCAAGAATTATTAAAAATCGAAGGAATTGAAAGTATCTATCAACAACCAGTGATTCATGAAATGGGAGCAGACCCTGAGGCGCTATTTATGGTTGAGGCAAAACCTGGCTATTACTTTATCGATGAAGCAGTTGGTCATGTAATAGAAAAAACAAATCATCAAGACATCGGTCAATCTGAACGTTACCGAGCTGTTCATGGTTATCATCCTAGTAAAGATGACTATCAAACAACACTTTTATTCAGTGGCCCTGATATTAAAGAAAACCAACGAATCAATCAGGCTAGACTAATTGATGAAGCACCCACTTTTGCTAAATTACTCAAATTGAATAACTTCCCTAAAAATAGTGATGGTGACGTCATTCAAGCTATTTTTAAATAA
- the aroE gene encoding shikimate dehydrogenase, translating to MVKKISGNTKTYGVLANPIKHSLSPLIHNTAFQTANMDAVYLAFEVKNNRIEEALAGVRALELSGVNISMPYKRMALDYLIENNFPVCEVSELVGSCNTIVNTGRRLRGYNTDGIGLVTSIEKEGISLAGKRLSILGAGGAARAIVCQLAKSSVQSIVIFKRHNESFQDVSAYFNLISMVLGVKIDVYPYENVKLMQEVFAQTDILINATQVGMTGYPGLPIESADMLHEKLIVVDLIYAPLETEFLKAAKTKGCRTMNGIGMLLYQAASSFKLMTGKTMPIDQVKVAIEQQLNKL from the coding sequence TTGGTAAAAAAAATTTCTGGAAATACAAAGACATATGGTGTGCTTGCAAATCCTATTAAGCACAGCCTATCACCACTAATCCATAATACGGCATTCCAAACGGCAAATATGGATGCAGTTTATTTAGCTTTTGAAGTGAAAAATAATCGAATTGAAGAAGCGCTAGCTGGAGTTAGAGCACTTGAACTGTCTGGTGTAAATATCTCGATGCCTTATAAGCGAATGGCATTAGATTATTTGATAGAGAATAATTTTCCTGTCTGTGAAGTGAGCGAACTAGTTGGGTCATGCAATACTATTGTGAATACTGGACGTAGACTTAGAGGGTACAATACAGATGGTATCGGATTAGTAACTAGTATAGAGAAAGAAGGGATTAGTTTAGCTGGGAAACGTCTATCAATTTTAGGTGCAGGTGGTGCGGCACGAGCGATAGTTTGTCAGTTAGCTAAATCATCTGTTCAATCAATTGTTATTTTTAAACGTCATAATGAGTCGTTTCAAGATGTATCAGCATATTTTAACTTAATTTCAATGGTGTTAGGCGTTAAGATTGATGTTTATCCTTATGAAAATGTTAAATTGATGCAAGAAGTTTTTGCACAAACGGACATATTAATTAATGCTACACAAGTTGGTATGACCGGTTATCCAGGCTTACCAATTGAATCAGCTGATATGTTACATGAAAAATTGATTGTGGTTGATTTGATTTATGCACCACTTGAAACAGAATTTTTAAAAGCGGCAAAAACTAAAGGATGTCGAACAATGAATGGAATAGGCATGTTGCTTTATCAAGCAGCAAGTTCATTTAAGTTAATGACTGGCAAGACGATGCCGATAGACCAGGTTAAAGTCGCAATTGAACAACAATTAAATAAATTATAA
- the aroF gene encoding 3-deoxy-7-phosphoheptulonate synthase: MIVIMQQDATQTQIDLILNRIHDEGLQTYVSNGEEQTIIGLVGPTEKVIDLPLKTYDGVKDVIQIRSSYKLTSREFHPADTVVDVSGLKIGGDEAFVTMAGPCSIEGLEQIRECARIAKAGGAKVLRGGAFKPRTSPYAFQGLEEEGLIYIRQAADEYGLKVITEVMDEANLELVAKYTDILQIGARNMQNFKLLQAVGKTGLPVALKRGISGTIDEWLNAAEYIAAEGNMNVIFVERGIRTYETTTRNTLDLSAIPVIQKLSHFPIIVDPSHGVGIWDLVTPMAVAGVAAGASGMIVEIHPDPSQAWSDGQQSLNEKRYLNMMEQVNVLEDAMKKIKAIRKKL, translated from the coding sequence ATGATTGTTATTATGCAGCAAGATGCCACACAAACACAAATAGATTTAATTTTAAATCGAATCCATGACGAGGGGTTACAAACGTATGTCAGCAATGGAGAAGAACAGACAATCATTGGATTAGTTGGGCCAACAGAAAAAGTGATTGATTTACCTTTGAAAACCTATGATGGTGTGAAAGATGTTATTCAAATTCGAAGTAGTTATAAACTAACCAGTCGTGAATTTCATCCTGCTGATACCGTAGTTGATGTGTCAGGCTTAAAGATTGGCGGCGACGAAGCTTTTGTGACTATGGCTGGACCATGTTCGATTGAAGGTCTTGAGCAGATTCGAGAGTGTGCCAGAATAGCTAAGGCTGGTGGTGCAAAGGTTTTACGAGGTGGTGCGTTTAAACCTAGAACGTCACCATACGCATTTCAAGGCTTAGAAGAAGAAGGACTGATTTATATTCGCCAAGCTGCGGATGAATATGGGCTTAAAGTGATTACCGAAGTGATGGATGAAGCGAATTTAGAACTTGTTGCTAAATATACTGATATTTTACAAATTGGCGCAAGAAATATGCAGAATTTCAAATTATTACAGGCAGTTGGTAAAACTGGTTTACCTGTGGCGTTAAAACGCGGGATTTCAGGAACCATTGATGAATGGTTGAACGCAGCTGAGTACATTGCAGCTGAAGGAAACATGAACGTCATTTTTGTAGAACGCGGGATTCGAACATACGAAACAACAACACGTAATACATTAGATTTAAGTGCCATTCCAGTGATTCAAAAATTAAGTCATTTTCCTATTATTGTTGATCCTAGTCATGGTGTTGGTATTTGGGATTTAGTCACACCGATGGCTGTTGCGGGTGTAGCGGCTGGAGCCTCTGGAATGATTGTTGAGATTCATCCAGATCCTAGTCAAGCTTGGTCTGACGGTCAGCAATCATTAAATGAAAAGCGCTACTTAAATATGATGGAACAAGTTAATGTTTTAGAAGATGCAATGAAAAAAATTAAGGCTATTAGAAAAAAATTATAG